A genomic region of Streptosporangium lutulentum contains the following coding sequences:
- a CDS encoding glycoside hydrolase family 13 protein — MSLDRGTNMTGLARMDLAAATATRWWRDAVIYQVYVRSFADGNGDGIGDLLGVRSRLRYLADLGVDAIWLTPFFTSPMADFGYDVADYRNVDPIFGSLADAKALIDDAHRHGLRVIVDVVPNHTSDRHAWFHEAVAAGPGSAARERYIFRPGKGADGELPPNDWESVFGGPAWTRLPDGEWYLRLFASEQPDLNWENPEVRAEFESILRFWLDLGVDGFRIDVAHGMIKAEGLPDVGHADQVRMIGTDTTPFFDQDGVHEIHRAWRTLLDSYPGERIGVAEAWAPTAQRLANYIRPDELHQAFNFQLLVAPWDAVGFRAVIQESLETAGMVGASSTWVLSNHDVKRHLTRYGGGELGLRRSRAAVLLTLSLPGSSYIYQGEELGLPEVLDLPEEFLRDPQRLRNPDHGRDGCRVPIPWADVRPHFGFSLPGIEESWLPMPSSWGPLSVQSQLHDPASTLHLYREALRIRRRRQAFGDTPLVWLDSPEGTLAFGRGDDFVCTVNLTGEPVELPAPGRVLLASTAPATAGDAEPIAEGDLVRLAPDSAVWWERDDA, encoded by the coding sequence ATGTCACTTGATCGGGGGACAAATATGACCGGGCTCGCCCGCATGGACCTTGCCGCAGCCACCGCCACCCGATGGTGGCGTGACGCGGTGATCTACCAGGTCTACGTGCGCAGCTTCGCCGACGGCAACGGCGACGGCATCGGCGATCTGCTGGGAGTGCGGAGCAGGCTACGGTATCTGGCCGACCTGGGGGTCGACGCGATCTGGCTGACCCCCTTCTTCACCTCGCCGATGGCCGACTTCGGCTACGACGTGGCGGACTACCGGAACGTGGACCCGATCTTCGGGTCGCTGGCCGACGCCAAGGCGCTGATCGACGACGCGCACCGGCACGGCCTGCGCGTGATCGTCGACGTCGTTCCCAACCACACCTCCGACCGGCACGCCTGGTTCCACGAGGCCGTGGCCGCGGGCCCCGGCAGCGCCGCGCGGGAGCGCTACATCTTCCGCCCCGGTAAGGGCGCCGACGGGGAACTGCCGCCGAACGACTGGGAGTCGGTCTTCGGCGGCCCCGCGTGGACCCGGCTGCCCGACGGCGAGTGGTACCTGCGCCTGTTCGCCTCCGAGCAGCCCGACCTGAACTGGGAGAACCCCGAGGTCCGCGCGGAGTTCGAGTCGATCCTGCGGTTCTGGCTCGACCTCGGCGTGGACGGCTTCCGCATCGACGTGGCCCACGGCATGATCAAGGCGGAGGGGCTGCCCGACGTCGGTCACGCCGACCAGGTCCGGATGATCGGCACCGACACGACGCCGTTCTTCGACCAGGACGGCGTGCACGAGATCCACCGGGCCTGGCGCACGTTGCTCGACTCCTACCCGGGCGAGCGGATCGGCGTCGCCGAGGCGTGGGCGCCCACCGCGCAGCGGCTGGCCAACTACATCCGCCCGGACGAGTTGCACCAGGCGTTCAACTTCCAGCTCCTCGTCGCCCCCTGGGACGCCGTGGGGTTCCGCGCGGTGATCCAGGAGTCGCTGGAGACGGCCGGCATGGTCGGCGCCTCCAGCACCTGGGTGCTGTCCAACCACGACGTCAAGCGGCACCTCACCCGCTACGGCGGCGGAGAGCTCGGCCTGCGCCGCTCGCGCGCGGCGGTCCTGCTGACGCTCTCCCTGCCCGGCTCGTCCTACATCTACCAGGGGGAGGAGCTCGGCCTTCCCGAGGTCCTCGACCTGCCGGAGGAGTTCCTGCGCGACCCGCAACGGCTGCGCAACCCCGACCACGGCCGGGACGGCTGCCGGGTGCCGATCCCGTGGGCCGACGTCCGGCCGCACTTCGGCTTCAGCCTGCCGGGCATCGAGGAGTCCTGGCTGCCGATGCCCTCCTCCTGGGGTCCGCTCAGCGTCCAGTCCCAGCTCCACGACCCGGCCTCCACGCTGCACCTGTACCGGGAGGCGCTGAGGATCAGGCGGCGACGGCAGGCCTTCGGCGACACCCCGCTGGTCTGGCTCGACTCCCCCGAGGGCACGCTGGCCTTCGGCCGGGGGGACGACTTCGTCTGCACGGTCAACCTGACCGGCGAGCCGGTCGAGCTGCCCGCCCCCGGGCGGGTCCTGCTGGCCAGCACCGCACCGGCCACCGCGGGTGACGCGGAACCGATCGCCGAGGGCGACCTGGTACGGCTCGCGCCCGACTCCGCCGTCTGGTGGGAACGCGATGACGCATAG
- the pulA gene encoding pullulanase-type alpha-1,6-glucosidase — MVWPLPPRRARSTFLTGAVLAATLIAAPLAAPLPTPALAASASPPTALSTSALTASGLSASGLSGVAGAVRRPSAEPVVSALSRTAEPSDRDLARDALRDDLTRERFYFAMTDRFANGDTGNDRGGLRGDRLTTGFDPTHKGFYQGGDLKGLLGKLDYIKNLGSTALWITPAFKNRPVQGTGADVSAGYHGYWITDFTRIDPHLGTNDQMKQLVREAHKRGMKVFFDIITNHTADVIDYSEKTYSYRSKGAYPYVDADGVPFDDRRYAGTGDFPTVNTGSFPYTPVAPKGVKTPSWLNDPTMYHNRGDSTFSGGENDEYGDFFGLDDLWTERPEVVDGMIDIYRTWVREAGLDGFRIDTAKHVNMEFWEKFSPALHGYAAQKGNKRFFMFGEVYSGDPALTSRYSTRGGMDATLDFPFQEAARSFSGGTAGAARLAQLFTGDDYHTDADGNAASLPTFLGNHDMGRIGRFLQQDVQGGAPATPETDAELLRRDRLAHELMYLTRGQPVVFYGDEQGFTGKGGDQDARASMFASTTASYLSDDLIGTAATHAQDNFVQTHPLYQSISALAKLRDAHPALADGAQIERLVSGGVYAFSRIDAKAQVEYVVAVNNAEQAATASVPTFSANAPFTRVYGEAAAKVTTGADAKLALTVPALSAVVYRAPARLAAPQAAPAVSIALPGAEVRGTPGDGRIPVTATVPGTGFDQVTFAAKAGDGAWKVLGTDDAPNVSAAGRTFRVFHDLRGLAPGTEIAYKAVVKNSAGRFASATAQTTVGAEPSPEEPGAVERDWLVVHYQRDNPEDYDGWGLHVWGDVENPTEWGEPLPLTGEDSYGRFAWIKLKPGATSVGIIAHKGEEKDGGDRIVDPSKTGEVWLEKGDPGTHASRAAAQGHATVHYSRPDKDYEGWGLHLWGDGLGDGVPTEWATPRPPDGTDSYGTFWKIPLKDASVPVNFIIHKGDTKDPGPDQALTPALQPDAYVASGVAKAHPTRAAAENVAILHYNRPAKDYEGWGLHLWGDVAAPTEWAAPLQPAGEDAFGVYFRIPLTQGAKTVNYIIHKGDEKDLPDNQSLDLTAVGHEAWRIAAVEGYLLPQSASREADVDLGMSAAHWIDRGTVAWKVEPSASLRHSLAFSAKGDIAYAEGDLTGDLRIIRLNPGTLTDAQKAKWPHLAAHAAFTVDPRDADLVAGALRGQVVAVERDASGALLRATGVQIPGVLDDVYAKAADAELGPAGGSTPRLSVWAPTARKVELALYSGSSGAGRTVHEMRRDDATGVWSVRGQPGWKGRYYTFLVTVYAPAAGKIVTNEVTDPYSLSLAADSVRSQLVDLSDRSLQPGGWSSLAKPEPVAQQKASIYELHVRDFSASDASVPADQRGTYAAFGGDGNGMKELRKLAQDGLTHVHLLPVFDMATVPERRADRAEPDCDLASMPADSELQQACVTGSAAKDSFNWGYDPSHYTVPEGSYASEPDGSARIKEFRSMVGGLNGAGLRVVMDVVYNHTHAAGQDPTAVLDRIVPGYYHRLLDDGAVATSTCCANTAPEHAMMGRLVVDSIVTWAREYKVDGFRFDLMGHHPKANILAVRKALDGLTLAKDGVDGKSIILYGEGWNFGEVADDARFVQATQANMAGTGIGTFSDRLRDAVRGGGPFDADPRVQGFGSGLAGAPNGSPANGTPEQQRARLLGYQDLIKVGLTGNLRDYAFTASSGEQVKGSEVSYNGAPAGYAASPGEVVTYVDAHDNETLFDALAYKLPQATAMADRVRMQSLSLATAVLGQGTSFVHAGSERLRSKSLDRNSYDSGDWFNRLLWDCSAGNGFGSGLPPKPDNEDKWPYARPLLADPALKPDCAAIGAARAGYGELLKIRSSSPAFALGSLAEIQRRLTFPTSGTSETPGVVTMHLDASGLDPRWTSITVVFNATPETQPQTVAALKGARVTLHPVQAAGDDAVVKRSTFDPAGGTLTVPARTVAVFVQS, encoded by the coding sequence GTGGTCTGGCCACTCCCCCCACGACGCGCGAGATCGACTTTCCTGACGGGCGCCGTTCTCGCGGCAACCCTGATCGCCGCCCCTCTCGCCGCGCCGCTTCCCACCCCCGCCCTCGCCGCCTCCGCCTCTCCCCCCACCGCTCTTTCCACCTCCGCCCTCACCGCCTCGGGCCTTTCCGCCTCGGGCCTTTCCGGCGTGGCCGGGGCGGTGAGGCGGCCGTCCGCCGAACCGGTGGTCTCCGCGCTGAGCCGTACGGCGGAGCCGTCCGATCGCGACCTCGCCCGCGACGCGCTCCGCGACGACCTGACCCGTGAGCGTTTCTACTTCGCGATGACCGACCGGTTCGCCAACGGCGACACCGGCAACGACCGGGGCGGCCTGCGGGGCGACCGGCTCACCACCGGCTTCGACCCGACCCACAAGGGCTTCTACCAGGGCGGTGATCTCAAGGGGCTGCTCGGCAAGCTCGACTACATCAAGAACCTGGGCAGCACCGCGCTCTGGATCACCCCGGCGTTCAAGAACCGCCCGGTCCAGGGCACGGGGGCCGACGTCTCGGCCGGCTACCACGGCTACTGGATCACCGACTTCACGAGGATCGACCCGCATCTGGGTACGAACGATCAAATGAAGCAACTGGTGCGGGAGGCGCACAAGCGCGGGATGAAGGTCTTCTTCGACATCATCACCAACCACACGGCCGATGTGATCGACTACAGCGAGAAGACCTACTCCTACCGGTCGAAGGGCGCCTACCCCTACGTCGACGCGGACGGCGTGCCGTTCGACGACCGGCGATACGCGGGCACGGGCGACTTCCCCACGGTGAACACCGGCTCCTTCCCCTACACGCCGGTCGCGCCGAAGGGCGTCAAGACCCCCTCCTGGCTGAACGACCCGACGATGTACCACAACCGGGGCGACTCCACCTTCAGCGGCGGCGAGAACGACGAGTACGGCGACTTCTTCGGCCTCGACGACCTGTGGACCGAACGGCCCGAGGTCGTCGACGGCATGATCGACATCTACCGGACGTGGGTGCGGGAGGCCGGTCTCGACGGCTTCCGCATCGACACCGCCAAGCACGTGAACATGGAGTTCTGGGAGAAGTTCTCGCCCGCCCTGCACGGCTACGCGGCCCAGAAGGGCAACAAGCGGTTCTTCATGTTCGGCGAGGTCTACTCCGGCGATCCCGCCCTCACCAGCCGATACTCCACCCGTGGCGGGATGGACGCCACCCTGGACTTCCCCTTCCAGGAGGCCGCCCGTTCCTTCAGCGGCGGTACGGCGGGCGCGGCGCGGCTGGCCCAGCTGTTCACCGGGGACGACTACCACACCGACGCCGACGGCAACGCGGCGTCGCTGCCGACCTTCCTCGGCAACCACGACATGGGCCGCATCGGCCGCTTCCTCCAGCAGGACGTCCAGGGCGGCGCGCCGGCCACACCCGAGACGGACGCGGAACTGCTGCGCAGGGACCGGCTCGCCCACGAGTTGATGTATCTCACCCGCGGCCAGCCGGTCGTCTTCTACGGAGACGAACAGGGCTTCACCGGAAAGGGCGGCGACCAGGACGCCCGCGCGTCCATGTTCGCCTCCACGACCGCGAGCTACCTGAGCGACGACCTGATCGGCACCGCGGCCACCCACGCCCAGGACAACTTCGTCCAGACTCACCCGCTCTACCAGAGCATCTCCGCCCTGGCCAAGCTCCGCGACGCCCATCCGGCCCTGGCCGACGGCGCCCAGATCGAGCGCCTCGTCTCCGGCGGCGTCTACGCCTTCTCCAGGATCGACGCCAAGGCGCAGGTCGAGTACGTCGTCGCCGTCAACAACGCCGAGCAGGCGGCCACGGCGAGCGTGCCGACCTTCTCGGCGAACGCCCCCTTCACCAGGGTGTACGGCGAGGCCGCCGCCAAGGTCACGACGGGCGCCGACGCGAAGCTGGCGCTGACGGTCCCGGCCCTGTCCGCGGTGGTCTACCGGGCGCCGGCCAGGCTCGCCGCCCCGCAGGCGGCCCCGGCGGTCTCGATCGCGCTCCCGGGGGCCGAGGTCAGAGGAACCCCCGGGGACGGCCGGATCCCGGTCACCGCGACCGTGCCCGGCACCGGCTTCGACCAGGTGACCTTCGCCGCCAAGGCAGGCGACGGCGCCTGGAAGGTGCTGGGCACCGACGACGCGCCCAACGTCTCGGCCGCCGGCCGTACGTTCAGGGTCTTCCACGACCTGCGCGGCCTCGCGCCGGGTACGGAGATCGCCTACAAGGCGGTCGTGAAGAACTCGGCGGGCCGGTTCGCCTCGGCGACCGCGCAGACCACGGTCGGGGCCGAACCCTCCCCCGAAGAACCCGGCGCGGTCGAGCGCGACTGGCTGGTCGTGCACTACCAGCGCGACAACCCCGAGGACTACGACGGCTGGGGCCTGCACGTCTGGGGCGACGTCGAGAACCCCACCGAGTGGGGCGAGCCGCTCCCGCTGACCGGCGAGGACTCCTACGGCCGGTTCGCCTGGATCAAGCTGAAGCCCGGGGCCACCAGCGTCGGGATCATCGCGCACAAGGGCGAGGAGAAGGACGGCGGCGACCGGATCGTCGATCCCTCGAAGACCGGCGAGGTCTGGCTGGAGAAGGGTGACCCCGGCACCCATGCCTCCCGCGCCGCGGCCCAGGGCCACGCGACCGTCCACTACAGCCGCCCCGACAAGGATTACGAGGGCTGGGGCCTGCACCTGTGGGGCGACGGGCTCGGCGACGGGGTACCCACCGAGTGGGCCACGCCCCGCCCGCCGGACGGCACCGACTCCTACGGCACGTTCTGGAAGATCCCGCTGAAGGACGCCTCCGTCCCGGTGAACTTCATCATCCACAAGGGCGACACCAAGGATCCCGGTCCCGACCAGGCGCTCACCCCGGCGCTCCAGCCGGACGCCTACGTCGCCTCGGGCGTGGCGAAGGCCCATCCGACCCGGGCCGCGGCCGAGAACGTCGCGATCCTGCACTACAACCGCCCCGCCAAGGACTACGAGGGCTGGGGCCTGCACCTGTGGGGCGACGTCGCGGCTCCCACCGAGTGGGCCGCCCCGCTCCAGCCCGCGGGCGAGGACGCCTTCGGGGTCTACTTCCGCATCCCCCTGACCCAGGGGGCGAAGACCGTGAACTACATCATCCACAAGGGCGACGAGAAGGACCTGCCCGACAACCAGTCGCTGGACCTCACCGCCGTGGGCCACGAGGCCTGGCGGATCGCGGCCGTCGAAGGCTACCTGCTGCCCCAGTCCGCGTCCCGCGAGGCCGACGTCGATCTCGGCATGTCGGCGGCGCACTGGATCGACCGGGGAACCGTCGCGTGGAAGGTCGAGCCGTCCGCCTCGCTCCGGCACTCCCTCGCCTTCTCCGCGAAGGGTGACATCGCCTACGCCGAGGGCGACCTGACCGGCGACCTCCGGATCATCCGCCTGAACCCGGGCACGCTCACCGACGCGCAGAAGGCGAAGTGGCCGCACCTGGCCGCCCACGCGGCGTTCACCGTGGACCCGCGCGACGCCGACCTCGTCGCCGGTGCCCTGCGCGGCCAGGTCGTGGCCGTCGAGCGGGACGCCTCGGGCGCGCTGCTGCGCGCCACCGGCGTGCAGATCCCCGGCGTGCTCGACGACGTCTACGCCAAGGCGGCGGACGCCGAGCTCGGCCCCGCCGGGGGCTCGACGCCCCGGCTGTCGGTCTGGGCGCCGACCGCGCGGAAGGTGGAACTGGCGCTCTACTCCGGCTCGTCGGGCGCGGGCCGTACGGTCCACGAGATGCGGCGCGACGACGCGACCGGCGTCTGGTCGGTGCGGGGTCAGCCCGGCTGGAAGGGCCGTTACTACACCTTCCTGGTCACGGTCTACGCGCCCGCCGCCGGAAAGATCGTCACCAACGAGGTGACCGACCCCTACAGCCTGTCGCTGGCCGCCGACTCCGTCCGCAGCCAGCTGGTCGACCTCTCCGACCGGTCACTGCAACCCGGCGGCTGGTCCTCCCTGGCCAAACCCGAACCCGTGGCGCAGCAGAAGGCGTCGATCTACGAGCTGCACGTGCGTGACTTCTCCGCCTCCGACGCCTCGGTCCCGGCCGATCAGCGCGGTACCTACGCCGCGTTCGGCGGCGACGGAAACGGGATGAAGGAGTTGCGCAAGCTCGCCCAGGACGGGCTGACCCACGTTCACCTGCTGCCGGTCTTCGACATGGCGACCGTTCCCGAGAGGAGGGCGGACCGCGCCGAGCCGGACTGCGACCTGGCCTCGATGCCCGCCGACTCCGAGCTGCAACAGGCGTGCGTCACGGGATCCGCGGCCAAGGACTCCTTCAACTGGGGGTACGACCCGTCGCACTACACCGTGCCCGAGGGCTCCTACGCCTCGGAGCCGGACGGCTCCGCCCGGATCAAGGAGTTCCGGAGCATGGTCGGCGGCCTGAACGGGGCCGGGCTGCGGGTGGTGATGGACGTGGTCTACAACCACACCCACGCCGCCGGTCAGGACCCCACTGCGGTGCTCGACCGGATCGTGCCCGGCTACTACCACCGGCTGCTCGACGACGGCGCCGTGGCCACCTCCACCTGCTGCGCCAACACCGCTCCCGAGCACGCGATGATGGGCCGGCTCGTCGTCGACTCCATCGTCACCTGGGCCCGCGAGTACAAGGTGGACGGCTTCAGGTTCGACCTGATGGGTCACCACCCCAAGGCGAACATCCTCGCGGTCCGCAAGGCCCTGGACGGGCTGACCCTCGCCAAGGACGGCGTGGACGGCAAGTCGATCATCCTGTACGGCGAGGGCTGGAACTTCGGCGAGGTCGCCGACGACGCCCGCTTCGTCCAGGCCACCCAGGCCAACATGGCCGGCACCGGGATCGGCACCTTCAGCGACCGCCTGCGCGACGCGGTGCGCGGCGGCGGCCCGTTCGACGCCGACCCCCGGGTCCAGGGCTTCGGCTCGGGCCTGGCCGGGGCGCCCAACGGGTCACCGGCCAACGGCACCCCCGAGCAGCAGCGGGCCCGTCTCCTGGGTTACCAGGACCTGATCAAGGTGGGGCTCACCGGCAACCTGCGCGACTACGCCTTCACCGCCTCCAGCGGCGAGCAGGTCAAGGGTTCCGAGGTGAGCTACAACGGCGCCCCCGCCGGATACGCCGCCTCGCCGGGCGAGGTCGTCACCTACGTGGACGCCCACGACAACGAGACGCTGTTCGACGCGCTGGCCTACAAGCTGCCGCAGGCGACGGCGATGGCCGACCGGGTGCGCATGCAGTCGCTCTCGCTGGCCACGGCCGTGCTCGGGCAGGGCACCTCGTTCGTCCACGCGGGCAGCGAGCGGCTCCGCTCCAAGTCGCTCGACCGCAACTCCTACGACTCCGGCGACTGGTTCAACCGGCTGCTGTGGGACTGCTCCGCGGGTAACGGCTTCGGCTCGGGCCTGCCCCCCAAGCCCGACAACGAGGACAAGTGGCCCTACGCCAGGCCGCTGCTCGCCGATCCGGCGCTCAAGCCGGACTGCGCGGCGATCGGCGCGGCGCGGGCGGGGTACGGCGAGCTGCTCAAGATCCGTTCCTCCTCCCCGGCCTTCGCGCTCGGCTCCCTGGCCGAGATTCAGAGGCGCCTGACCTTCCCGACCAGCGGCACCTCGGAGACCCCGGGTGTCGTGACCATGCACCTGGACGCCTCAGGCCTCGACCCGCGCTGGACGTCGATCACCGTCGTCTTCAACGCGACCCCCGAGACGCAGCCGCAGACCGTGGCCGCGCTGAAGGGCGCCCGGGTAACGCTCCACCCCGTCCAGGCGGCCGGCGACGACGCCGTCGTGAAGCGATCGACCTTCGACCCCGCCGGCGGCACGCTGACGGTCCCGGCTCGCACGGTCGCGGTGTTCGTCCAGTCGTAG
- a CDS encoding sugar ABC transporter permease — protein sequence MSSVTAGPAGSAPARGVRRRGDRGVGRSILLHATLLCAVAVSLFPIVWLVLTSLKPRDGWLSSELEFFNQPSLDNYTRVLTETQFPTWLLNSVMVAGLTTVIGVFLASTTGYAISRFRFPGHRGVMWMLLITQMFPVAILIVPLYNLMASLGLLNQIAGLVIAYMTVAVPFCAWMMKSYFDSIPREIDQAGMVDGLTPFGTFWRVILPLARPSLAVTGFYCFMTAWGEVAYATVFMSQEEKRTLGIGLQQFVGQHWSDWGLLTASAVLIAVPAAIVFLLVQRHLVAGLTAGATKS from the coding sequence GTGAGCTCCGTCACCGCCGGTCCGGCCGGTTCCGCTCCGGCGCGAGGGGTCCGTCGCCGCGGGGATCGCGGCGTCGGCAGGTCGATCCTGCTCCACGCGACCCTGCTCTGCGCGGTCGCCGTCTCGCTGTTCCCCATCGTCTGGCTGGTCCTGACCTCGCTCAAGCCGCGCGACGGCTGGCTCTCCAGCGAACTGGAGTTCTTCAACCAGCCCTCGCTGGACAACTACACCCGGGTGCTGACCGAGACGCAGTTCCCGACCTGGCTGCTCAACTCGGTGATGGTCGCGGGACTGACCACGGTCATCGGGGTGTTCCTGGCCTCCACGACCGGATACGCGATCAGCCGCTTCCGCTTCCCCGGTCACCGCGGGGTCATGTGGATGCTGCTCATCACCCAGATGTTCCCGGTGGCCATCCTGATCGTCCCGCTCTACAACCTGATGGCGAGCCTCGGGCTGCTCAACCAGATCGCCGGACTGGTCATCGCCTACATGACCGTGGCCGTGCCGTTCTGCGCGTGGATGATGAAGAGTTACTTCGACTCGATCCCGCGCGAGATCGACCAGGCGGGAATGGTCGATGGTCTGACGCCGTTTGGCACATTTTGGCGGGTTATCCTTCCCCTGGCCAGGCCGAGCCTGGCGGTCACGGGCTTCTACTGCTTCATGACCGCCTGGGGAGAGGTGGCCTACGCCACGGTGTTCATGTCGCAGGAGGAGAAGCGCACGCTGGGCATCGGGCTGCAGCAGTTCGTCGGGCAGCACTGGTCCGACTGGGGCCTGCTCACCGCCTCGGCGGTTCTGATCGCGGTGCCCGCGGCGATCGTCTTCCTGCTCGTGCAGCGCCATCTGGTCGCCGGCCTTACCGCCGGCGCCACGAAGTCGTAA
- a CDS encoding carbohydrate ABC transporter permease, whose product MALSTGRASSTARDRTAGSGGARGQDRHQRPGPLRRVMGRHWYAWAMVAPVILVTALLIGWPLARGVYLSLTDATEATMGRTIGVNVIPSTYEFVGLDNYISILTSSLFWDKLTWTIVWTVACVALHYGLGLGLAMLLNRRVRFRSTYRLLLILPWAIPGFVSAFIWRYLYNSDYGVINGMLKAAGLGAVGWLDDPTTAKIAVVAVNVWMGVPFMMVAVLGGLQSIPGELYEAAEVDGATPWQRFRFITVPGLRTVSSTVILLGTIWTFNMFPVIFLISGGGPGSSTEILVTYAFREAFTGIRNYSGSAAWGVIILMLLVVLALVYRRALRRQGEVW is encoded by the coding sequence GTGGCGCTCTCGACTGGACGTGCGAGCAGCACGGCCAGGGACCGGACCGCGGGCTCGGGAGGCGCCCGCGGTCAGGATCGCCACCAGCGCCCAGGCCCGCTCAGGCGCGTGATGGGCCGGCACTGGTACGCCTGGGCCATGGTCGCCCCGGTGATCCTGGTCACGGCCCTGCTGATCGGCTGGCCGCTGGCCCGAGGCGTCTACCTGTCCCTGACCGATGCCACCGAGGCCACCATGGGCCGCACGATCGGGGTCAACGTCATCCCGTCGACGTACGAGTTCGTCGGGCTCGACAACTACATCTCGATCCTGACCAGCTCCCTGTTCTGGGACAAGCTGACCTGGACGATCGTGTGGACCGTGGCGTGTGTCGCGCTCCACTACGGTCTCGGTCTCGGCCTCGCCATGCTGCTCAACCGCAGGGTGAGGTTCCGCTCTACCTACCGGCTGCTGCTCATCCTGCCGTGGGCGATCCCGGGATTCGTCTCGGCGTTCATCTGGCGCTACCTCTACAACAGCGACTACGGCGTGATCAACGGCATGCTGAAGGCGGCCGGGCTCGGGGCGGTCGGCTGGCTCGACGACCCGACCACCGCGAAGATCGCGGTGGTCGCGGTCAACGTCTGGATGGGCGTGCCGTTCATGATGGTCGCCGTCCTGGGCGGTCTGCAGTCGATCCCCGGCGAGCTCTACGAGGCGGCCGAGGTCGACGGCGCGACGCCGTGGCAGCGCTTCCGCTTCATCACCGTCCCGGGGCTGCGCACCGTGTCGAGCACGGTCATCCTGCTGGGCACGATCTGGACCTTCAACATGTTCCCGGTGATCTTCCTGATCAGCGGGGGAGGGCCGGGCAGCTCCACGGAGATCCTCGTGACCTACGCCTTCCGCGAGGCCTTCACCGGCATCCGCAACTACTCCGGCTCCGCCGCCTGGGGAGTGATCATCCTCATGCTCCTCGTCGTGCTGGCCCTGGTCTATCGCCGCGCGCTGCGCAGGCAGGGGGAGGTCTGGTGA
- a CDS encoding extracellular solute-binding protein, which yields MRRAFSAATMVAALALAVAACGGGDSGTTAAPAQSAAADPSKVSGEITWWDTVRPDSEGPTFQALIKEFQAKYPNIKVKYVNVPSDQAQNQFQTAAQAGTGAPDVIRSEVAWTPQFASLGYLQPLDGSRAVENEADFLPGPLSSTKYNGKTYAVPQVTDTLALIYNKRLLAEAGHEKAPTTVEELKQAALDVKAKTGASGLALNVDSYFLLPFMYGEGGDLLDVQNKKITVNSPANVKAMETVADLVASGAAPKPAIQDSYANAMTALKDGKTAMIYNGPWALSEIYQGKEFQDKANLGIAPVPAGSVKAGAPTGGWNLAIYAGSKNLDASYEFVRFMSSAESQARVAKEISLLPTRPSAYDKPEVQANEAVSVFKPIMETATARPWIPEGGQLFQPLLEGYQSLIGGQATPEDMLKKVDDQYRGIFKDWS from the coding sequence ATGCGGCGAGCCTTCTCGGCTGCGACGATGGTCGCGGCCCTCGCCTTGGCGGTCGCCGCCTGCGGTGGCGGAGACAGCGGCACGACGGCGGCCCCCGCCCAGTCCGCCGCGGCGGACCCGTCGAAGGTCAGCGGTGAGATCACCTGGTGGGACACCGTCCGGCCTGACAGTGAGGGCCCGACGTTCCAGGCGCTCATCAAGGAATTCCAGGCGAAATACCCCAATATCAAGGTCAAGTACGTCAACGTTCCCTCCGACCAGGCGCAGAACCAGTTCCAGACCGCGGCGCAGGCGGGCACGGGAGCCCCGGACGTGATCCGCTCCGAGGTGGCCTGGACCCCCCAGTTCGCCTCGCTCGGCTACCTCCAGCCGCTGGACGGCTCGCGGGCCGTGGAGAACGAGGCCGACTTCCTGCCCGGCCCGCTGAGCAGCACCAAGTACAACGGCAAGACCTACGCGGTGCCGCAGGTCACCGACACCCTGGCGCTCATCTACAACAAGAGGCTCCTGGCGGAGGCCGGGCACGAGAAGGCTCCCACCACGGTCGAGGAGCTCAAGCAGGCCGCGCTCGACGTCAAGGCCAAGACCGGCGCCAGCGGCCTCGCGCTCAACGTGGACTCCTACTTCCTGCTGCCCTTCATGTACGGCGAGGGCGGCGACCTTCTCGACGTCCAGAACAAGAAGATCACCGTCAACTCGCCGGCCAACGTGAAGGCCATGGAGACGGTCGCGGACCTGGTCGCCTCCGGTGCCGCGCCCAAGCCCGCCATCCAGGACAGCTACGCCAACGCCATGACCGCCCTCAAGGACGGCAAGACGGCGATGATCTACAACGGCCCGTGGGCGCTGTCGGAGATCTACCAGGGCAAGGAGTTCCAGGACAAGGCCAATCTCGGCATCGCGCCGGTCCCCGCGGGTTCGGTCAAGGCCGGCGCCCCCACCGGCGGCTGGAACCTGGCGATCTACGCCGGTTCCAAGAACCTGGACGCCTCCTACGAGTTCGTCCGCTTCATGAGCAGCGCCGAGAGCCAGGCCAGGGTCGCCAAGGAGATCAGCCTCCTGCCGACCCGCCCCTCCGCCTACGACAAGCCCGAGGTCCAGGCCAACGAGGCAGTCTCCGTCTTCAAGCCCATCATGGAGACCGCGACCGCGCGGCCGTGGATCCCCGAGGGCGGCCAGCTCTTCCAGCCGCTGCTTGAGGGCTACCAGTCGCTGATCGGCGGCCAGGCCACTCCCGAGGACATGCTCAAGAAGGTCGACGACCAGTACCGCGGCATCTTCAAGGACTGGAGCTGA